GTATGCGGGGGCGGATGCGTGGGCTGACGATGCGGCAAAGGGAGTAAGGCTGTGCAAAGAATTAATGGGGATAGAGGGGTGATGGAGGATGGCAAAGACACCGGAGGAACTGGCAAAAGAGCGTTATGATAGAATAATGGCCGCTATCAACCTTCAGGAACCCGATAGATTACCGCTGGCGGGAGTAGGCGGAGACATTGTCCCGGCTTATTATGGAATAAGCCAGCACGAATTTTGCTATGATTACGACAAAGCTGTAAAAGCAGTAGAAAAGTTTATAAAAGATTTCCCCTGTGACTGGCCTTTTGCGGCCTCGATTTCCGGTTTGGACGGCAGGGTATTCTGCATGGCTTTTGCGGATACGCCGGACATCGCTTTTAATACCACATTTATAACCGGTCCCATGCACGATGTCCTTGGAGATAAATATTATAGATACCCGGGAAGGGAAATATCGGCGGATGCTTCGCCTCAATTTATCGGCGGAGTCTTTATGGATCCTTCGGAATACGACCAGCTGATCGAGAACCCGGTAAAATTTATCGCGGAAACAATCTTACCGAGAGCCTGCAAAAATTTAGCGACTCCAAAGCAGATGATGGCCACCATGGTCAAATTTGGCATAGAGATAACCAGGTTCGGCGCATTAATGGGTCAAATTGGAGCTATTTCTGCACAGCTGGGCTATCCTTCTATTGGGATAGGTGGTGCTTATGCACCTCTGGATATAATAGGAGACTTTTTGAGAGGCCCTGAAAATACTTTGCTGGATATCAGGAGATACCCCGATAAGGTTAAAAGAGCCTGTGA
The Thermovenabulum gondwanense DNA segment above includes these coding regions:
- a CDS encoding uroporphyrinogen decarboxylase family protein encodes the protein MAKTPEELAKERYDRIMAAINLQEPDRLPLAGVGGDIVPAYYGISQHEFCYDYDKAVKAVEKFIKDFPCDWPFAASISGLDGRVFCMAFADTPDIAFNTTFITGPMHDVLGDKYYRYPGREISADASPQFIGGVFMDPSEYDQLIENPVKFIAETILPRACKNLATPKQMMATMVKFGIEITRFGALMGQIGAISAQLGYPSIGIGGAYAPLDIIGDFLRGPENTLLDIRRYPDKVKRACEAMVEPIVNYGLEAKKYGINLIFIPLHLNEYLSPKLYNEFYWPGLKEVILRLVNEGMKVFVFFEGRHDAHLETILELPKGWGVAYFEKTDIIKATKLLKGHTCIMGGIPISLVVGGTPEKIHEHIKNLAEQVKPGGGFILAPSVGTAPKDTPLENIAALYEAVEKYA